The nucleotide window TTACAGGTGATACCGGCCCGCTCGAGAGCAGCCTCAGCCACCTTGCCAGTCAGGCCCTTCGGGCGCAGATCGACGAGCAGAACGTGAGTGTCCGTGCCGCCGGAAACGATATCCAGACCGCGCGCTTTCAGCACTTCGCCTAGAGCCTTCGCATTATCCACGACCTGATGGGAATAGGTCTTGAATTCCGGCGTCAGCGCTTCGGCGAAGGACACCGCCTTGGCGGCAATCACATGCATCAACGGGCCACCCTGAAGACCAGGGAATACCGCCGAGTTGATCTTCTTGCCGAGATCCGGGTCGTTCGAGAGGATCATGCCGCCGCGTGGGCCGCGCAGGGTCTTGTGCGTCGTGGTCGTGACCACATGCGCATGGGGCAGCGGGCTCGGATGCGCACCGCCAGCGACCAGACCCGCGAAATGCGCCATGTCGACGTGGAAATAGGCACCGACAGAATCGGCGATCTCGCGGAAGCGCTTGAAATCAATCTGACGCGGATAGGCAGAACCACCCGCAATGATCATCTTCGGCTTATGTTCCTCGGCAAGCGCCTTGACCTGATCAAAGTCAATCTGCGCGTCTTCCTTACGAACACCGTACTGGACCGCCTTGAACCATTTACCGGAAAGATTCGGCGGCGCACCATGAGTCAGGTGACCGCCGGCTGCAAGAGACAGCCCCATGACGGTATCGCCGGGCTCGAGCAGCGCCAGCATAACCGCCTGATTCGCCTGGGCGCCTGAATGCGGCTGCACGTTGGCAAAGCTGCAATCGAACAGCTTGCAAGCCCGCTCGATGGCCAGAGCCTCGGCCTTGTCGACGAATTCACAGCCGCCGTAATAGCGCCGGCCAGGATACCCCTCGGCATATTTATTGGTGAGGACAGAGCCTTGAGCTTCCAGCACCGCACGGGAGACGATGTTCTCGGAGGCGATCAGCTCGATCTGGTCTTTCTGCCGCTCAAGTTCTTCTGTGATCGCGCCATAAAGGGCCGGATCACTTTCGGA belongs to Nisaea sp. and includes:
- the glyA gene encoding serine hydroxymethyltransferase; translated protein: MSAFETSTTDNPFFATPLSESDPALYGAITEELERQKDQIELIASENIVSRAVLEAQGSVLTNKYAEGYPGRRYYGGCEFVDKAEALAIERACKLFDCSFANVQPHSGAQANQAVMLALLEPGDTVMGLSLAAGGHLTHGAPPNLSGKWFKAVQYGVRKEDAQIDFDQVKALAEEHKPKMIIAGGSAYPRQIDFKRFREIADSVGAYFHVDMAHFAGLVAGGAHPSPLPHAHVVTTTTHKTLRGPRGGMILSNDPDLGKKINSAVFPGLQGGPLMHVIAAKAVSFAEALTPEFKTYSHQVVDNAKALGEVLKARGLDIVSGGTDTHVLLVDLRPKGLTGKVAEAALERAGITCNKNGVPFDPEKPMITSGVRLGTPAGTTRGFGVAEFQEIGNLIGDVLDAVAQNPDDSSLTEEKVREDVRVLCDRFPIY